A window of the Pedobacter frigiditerrae genome harbors these coding sequences:
- a CDS encoding head GIN domain-containing protein, translating into MKNIFLSFSLILVLASLSLEPVLAAYPIVIGKSKFKKEDRDVKNFNGVAAGGPIDVVITLGTTESLRFEGDADAIATLITEVKGNVLVIRPQNSWTSWARKYENKKITAYVSAKTIKSLTMSGNGAMSVKGSIKGSTLASTLSGSGSISAAIDVDSYTGVISGSGNLNISGKADKATITISGSGSLTKKGFSVGSLTSVISGSGSVYVNAEDHIDAVVSGSGSINYSGNATVEQRVIGSGRVRKI; encoded by the coding sequence ATGAAGAACATATTCCTATCATTTAGTCTTATTTTGGTTCTTGCCTCATTGAGCCTTGAACCAGTTTTGGCAGCTTATCCAATAGTTATTGGCAAATCTAAATTCAAAAAAGAAGATAGAGATGTGAAAAATTTTAATGGTGTTGCCGCTGGTGGACCAATTGATGTAGTAATTACTTTAGGAACTACAGAAAGTTTAAGATTTGAAGGCGACGCTGATGCAATTGCCACTTTAATTACTGAAGTAAAAGGCAACGTTTTAGTAATTAGACCTCAAAACAGCTGGACGAGCTGGGCTAGAAAATACGAGAATAAAAAAATTACAGCTTATGTCTCTGCAAAAACTATAAAGAGTTTAACAATGAGTGGCAACGGAGCGATGTCTGTAAAAGGAAGCATAAAAGGTTCAACTTTAGCTTCTACCTTAAGTGGCTCTGGTAGCATTTCTGCAGCAATAGATGTTGATAGTTATACTGGTGTAATTAGTGGCTCTGGAAATTTAAATATCTCAGGCAAAGCCGATAAAGCAACAATAACCATTAGCGGTTCTGGCTCGCTTACTAAAAAAGGATTTTCTGTAGGCTCACTAACTTCGGTAATTAGTGGCTCTGGTTCTGTATATGTTAATGCAGAAGACCATATCGATGCGGTAGTTAGCGGTTCTGGTAGTATAAATTACAGCGGCAACGCTACAGTTGAACAAAGAGTAATTGGCTCTGGCCGAGTAAGAAAAATATAA
- a CDS encoding M1 family metallopeptidase, with protein sequence MKKIILSILVLFLFSYSASAQLMVNKKEYTRADTLRGMLTPLRMCYDINYYHLDVKINMDDKSVSGSNEFKFTATQDFNKLQFDLFANLKIDKIIYKGTEVPYTREFGAVYVTFPKTIKKGSKDSFTVWYNGNPPIARNPPWDGGFIFKKDKSGNPFVSVACQGLGASVWWPNKDHQSDEVDSMLISITVPKDLDEVSNGRLRSVVDKGDGYKQHNWFIGNPINNYTVSFYIGKYAHWTDTYKGEKGPLTLDFWSLKEDSAVARPHWDADVKPMLKSFEYWFGPYPWYKDGYKLVQAPHLGMEHQSAVAYGNQFKKGYLGGDMSGTGYGLKWDYITVHESGHEWFANNVTTKDIADMWVHEGFTTYSEALFTESTQGKPAGEAYLIGLRRGISNRTPIIGPYNVNKEGSGDMYPKGANMIHTIRQLVNDDEKFRSILRGINSTFYHKTTTSAEVEAYIAKQSGLKLDKVFDQYLRYSKIPVLEYKINNGVLTYRWITDVTGFDMPVKVSLTTEEYMLIKPTNEWKSSKIDKSVTMDNFKAEPNFYVRVKKGE encoded by the coding sequence ATGAAGAAAATAATTCTCTCGATTTTAGTTCTTTTTTTATTCAGTTATAGTGCAAGCGCACAACTGATGGTTAATAAAAAAGAATATACAAGAGCAGATACCTTAAGAGGTATGCTTACTCCTTTACGTATGTGTTATGATATTAATTACTACCATTTAGATGTGAAAATTAATATGGATGATAAATCTGTGAGCGGTAGCAATGAATTTAAGTTTACAGCAACACAAGATTTCAATAAGTTGCAATTCGATTTATTTGCGAACTTAAAAATTGATAAAATCATTTATAAGGGAACCGAAGTTCCTTACACTCGTGAATTTGGCGCAGTGTATGTAACTTTTCCAAAAACTATAAAAAAGGGAAGTAAGGATAGCTTTACAGTTTGGTATAATGGCAATCCGCCAATTGCTCGTAACCCACCTTGGGATGGTGGCTTTATTTTCAAAAAAGACAAATCAGGCAATCCATTCGTTTCAGTTGCTTGTCAGGGTTTAGGCGCTAGTGTTTGGTGGCCAAATAAAGACCATCAAAGCGATGAGGTAGATAGCATGCTAATTAGCATTACCGTTCCAAAAGATTTGGATGAAGTTTCTAATGGTCGTTTACGCAGTGTTGTAGATAAAGGAGATGGTTACAAACAACACAATTGGTTTATTGGCAATCCGATTAACAATTACACTGTTTCATTCTATATTGGCAAATATGCACACTGGACAGACACTTATAAAGGCGAAAAAGGCCCATTAACCCTAGACTTTTGGTCGCTAAAAGAAGATAGCGCAGTTGCTCGTCCGCATTGGGATGCAGATGTGAAACCAATGTTAAAATCTTTCGAATATTGGTTTGGACCTTATCCTTGGTATAAAGATGGTTATAAATTGGTTCAGGCACCACATTTAGGCATGGAGCATCAAAGTGCAGTTGCTTATGGCAATCAATTTAAAAAAGGTTATTTAGGCGGCGATATGTCTGGAACTGGTTATGGTTTAAAATGGGATTACATTACGGTTCACGAAAGTGGTCACGAATGGTTTGCCAATAATGTAACCACAAAAGATATTGCCGATATGTGGGTACACGAAGGTTTTACTACTTATTCTGAAGCCTTATTTACAGAATCTACCCAAGGCAAACCAGCAGGCGAAGCTTATTTAATTGGTTTACGCAGGGGAATTAGCAATCGTACCCCAATTATTGGCCCTTACAACGTGAACAAGGAAGGCAGTGGAGATATGTATCCAAAAGGCGCAAACATGATTCATACCATCCGCCAACTGGTTAATGATGATGAAAAATTCAGGTCGATACTACGAGGAATAAATAGTACTTTTTACCATAAAACAACCACCTCTGCAGAGGTTGAGGCTTATATAGCTAAACAAAGTGGATTAAAACTAGACAAAGTATTTGATCAGTATTTACGTTATTCAAAAATTCCAGTATTAGAATATAAAATAAACAATGGTGTTTTAACCTACCGTTGGATAACCGATGTAACAGGTTTTGACATGCCAGTTAAAGTTTCGCTTACGACAGAAGAATACATGCTAATTAAGCCTACCAACGAATGGAAATCAAGTAAAATTGATAAATCTGTAACGATGGATAACTTTAAAGCCGAACCTAATTTTTACGTGAGGGTGAAGAAGGGAGAGTAG
- a CDS encoding CocE/NonD family hydrolase, with product MMKRFILSTLLLFSVFAATNLYAQETDSAYVRSHYTKIERQIVMRDGVKLFTSIYIPKDQNKKYPFLISRTPYTVAPYGEDKYKLSLGTFPALMREGFIFVYQDVRGKWMSEGTFEDVRPQTTQKGNKAIDESTDTYDTIDWLVKNIQNNNGKAGISGISYPGFYSTTSLPNAHPSLKAVSPQAPVTDWYMGDDFHHRGVLFLNDAFKFMSSFGVPRPKPITPDKGPKGIKIPIKDDYRFYLEAGSIKNLKDKYFADSIKFWNDLFKHPNLDDFWKDRVILPHLTNVKPAVMVVGGFFDAEDAYGTFATYKAIEKQNPGANNILVAGPWYHGGWVRSDGSYFGDIQFGQPTSTYYQQNIELPFFKFYLKGEGNFNAAEANIFVTGSNEWKKFKTWPPAETESRNLYLQPNGKLSFAKVGRTDSWDEYVSDPNAPVPYQAGIQDKRTREYMIDDQRFAARRPDVKVYQTDVLTEDITLTGPVLANLVVSTTGTDADYVVKLIDVYPEDAPNPVPNPKNLIMGGYQMLVRGEIMRGKYRNSFEKPEAFVPGVITKVNYPLPDVAHTFKKGHKIMIQIQNSWFPLADRNPQKFMDIYQAQPSDFQKATHKIYHDTNNSSFITVSVLKP from the coding sequence ATGATGAAGCGTTTTATACTCTCTACCCTCCTGTTATTTTCAGTTTTCGCAGCAACTAATCTGTATGCTCAAGAAACAGATTCTGCATATGTAAGAAGTCATTACACTAAAATAGAACGACAAATTGTGATGCGTGATGGTGTTAAACTATTCACGTCTATCTACATTCCGAAAGACCAAAATAAAAAATATCCATTTTTAATCTCTCGTACACCTTATACTGTTGCGCCATACGGTGAGGATAAATATAAACTGAGCTTGGGAACTTTTCCTGCTTTAATGAGAGAAGGTTTTATTTTTGTTTACCAAGATGTGCGTGGCAAATGGATGAGTGAAGGAACATTTGAGGATGTTAGACCGCAAACTACACAAAAAGGTAATAAAGCAATTGATGAAAGTACAGATACCTACGACACAATAGATTGGTTGGTTAAAAACATTCAGAACAATAATGGCAAAGCTGGTATCTCAGGGATTTCTTATCCTGGTTTTTACTCTACAACTTCATTACCAAATGCACACCCATCTTTAAAAGCTGTTTCTCCTCAAGCACCAGTAACAGACTGGTACATGGGCGATGACTTTCATCACAGAGGTGTGTTATTTTTGAATGATGCCTTTAAATTCATGAGCAGTTTTGGTGTTCCTCGTCCTAAGCCTATTACGCCAGATAAAGGGCCAAAAGGCATTAAAATTCCAATTAAAGATGATTACCGTTTTTATCTAGAAGCTGGTTCGATTAAAAACTTAAAAGACAAATATTTTGCAGATAGTATTAAGTTCTGGAATGATTTATTTAAACATCCAAACTTGGACGACTTTTGGAAAGACAGAGTAATTTTGCCTCATTTAACTAACGTCAAGCCTGCTGTAATGGTTGTCGGAGGCTTTTTTGATGCGGAAGATGCTTATGGAACATTTGCTACCTATAAAGCTATTGAGAAACAAAATCCTGGGGCTAATAACATTTTAGTTGCCGGACCTTGGTATCATGGTGGCTGGGTTCGTAGTGATGGTTCATACTTTGGCGATATCCAATTTGGTCAGCCTACAAGCACTTATTACCAACAGAATATTGAGTTGCCATTTTTCAAATTCTATTTAAAGGGCGAAGGCAATTTTAATGCTGCAGAAGCCAATATTTTTGTAACGGGTAGTAACGAATGGAAGAAATTTAAAACTTGGCCACCTGCAGAAACAGAAAGCAGAAATTTATACTTACAGCCTAACGGGAAGTTGTCTTTCGCAAAGGTTGGCAGAACCGATAGTTGGGATGAATATGTAAGTGACCCCAATGCCCCTGTTCCATATCAGGCTGGCATACAAGACAAAAGAACAAGAGAATATATGATAGACGACCAGCGTTTTGCTGCTCGCAGACCAGATGTAAAAGTTTATCAAACCGATGTTTTAACCGAAGACATTACTTTAACCGGACCAGTTTTGGCCAACCTTGTGGTTTCTACTACCGGAACAGATGCAGATTATGTAGTAAAACTGATTGATGTTTATCCAGAAGATGCACCAAACCCAGTTCCAAACCCTAAAAACCTAATTATGGGTGGCTACCAGATGTTAGTTCGTGGCGAAATTATGCGTGGAAAGTATCGCAATAGTTTCGAAAAACCTGAAGCATTTGTCCCTGGCGTAATCACAAAAGTTAATTATCCATTGCCAGATGTAGCGCATACTTTTAAAAAAGGACACAAAATTATGATTCAAATTCAAAATTCTTGGTTCCCTTTGGCGGATAGAAACCCACAAAAGTTTATGGATATTTATCAGGCACAGCCATCAGATTTTCAAAAAGCCACTCATAAAATTTACCACGATACAAATAATAGTTCATTCATAACAGTGAGTGTTCTAAAACCATAA
- the lpdA gene encoding dihydrolipoyl dehydrogenase: MQYDVVVIGSGPGGYVGAIRCAQLGLKTAVVEKYKTYGGTCLNVGCIPSKALLDSSEHFHNAAHSFTTHGINLKDLKVDMKQMIARKDDVVSQNTAGITYLFKKNKIDAFEGVGSFVDKNTILITKGDGSTETITAKNVIIATGSKPTALPFLPIDKKRIITSTEALNIKEVPKTMVVIGGGVIGLELGSVYARLGTKVSVIEFMPSIIATMDAGLGKELQRVLKKSLGMEFFMGHKVTGATTKGKTVTVTADNAKGEAVSFEADYCIVAVGRTAYSEGLGLDKIGITVEERGKKIPVNTHLETSVPGVYAIGDVITGAMLAHKAEDEGIYVAETIAGQKPHINYNLIPGVVYTWPEVASVGQTEEQLKTAGVKYKTGSFPFKASGRAKASMDTDGFVKVLADEKTDEVLGVHMIGPRAADMIAEAVVAMEFRASAEDIARICHAHPTYTEALKEAAMAATENRAIHI; encoded by the coding sequence ATGCAATACGATGTAGTTGTAATTGGTTCCGGTCCGGGCGGTTATGTAGGTGCCATTCGCTGTGCACAGTTAGGTTTGAAAACAGCAGTAGTAGAAAAATATAAAACTTATGGCGGTACTTGCCTAAATGTAGGTTGTATTCCATCAAAAGCTTTGCTAGATTCTTCTGAGCATTTCCACAACGCAGCACATTCTTTTACAACTCACGGTATCAACTTAAAAGATTTAAAGGTTGACATGAAACAAATGATTGCTCGCAAAGACGACGTTGTTTCTCAAAATACTGCAGGTATCACTTATCTTTTCAAGAAAAATAAAATTGATGCATTTGAAGGTGTTGGTTCATTTGTAGATAAAAATACCATCTTAATTACCAAAGGTGATGGTTCAACTGAAACAATCACAGCTAAAAATGTAATCATCGCAACTGGTTCAAAACCTACGGCTTTACCTTTTTTACCAATCGATAAAAAACGAATCATTACTTCTACTGAAGCTTTAAACATTAAAGAAGTTCCAAAAACGATGGTCGTTATTGGTGGTGGCGTAATTGGTTTAGAGTTAGGTTCTGTATATGCTCGTTTAGGAACAAAAGTTTCTGTTATTGAGTTCATGCCATCTATCATTGCTACCATGGATGCTGGTTTAGGTAAAGAATTACAGCGTGTTTTAAAGAAATCTTTAGGTATGGAATTCTTTATGGGACACAAAGTTACTGGTGCAACAACTAAAGGTAAAACAGTAACCGTTACTGCAGATAACGCCAAAGGCGAAGCAGTATCATTCGAAGCAGATTACTGTATTGTTGCGGTTGGAAGAACCGCGTACAGCGAAGGTTTAGGTCTAGATAAAATTGGCATTACGGTTGAAGAGAGAGGTAAGAAAATTCCTGTAAATACACATCTAGAAACGTCTGTTCCAGGTGTTTATGCCATAGGCGATGTAATTACTGGTGCCATGTTAGCTCACAAAGCAGAAGATGAAGGTATTTATGTAGCAGAAACTATCGCTGGTCAAAAACCGCACATCAATTATAACTTAATCCCAGGTGTGGTTTACACTTGGCCAGAGGTTGCTTCAGTTGGACAAACAGAAGAACAATTGAAAACTGCTGGTGTGAAATATAAAACTGGTTCATTCCCTTTCAAAGCAAGTGGAAGAGCAAAAGCAAGTATGGATACTGATGGTTTTGTTAAAGTTTTAGCAGATGAAAAAACGGATGAAGTTTTAGGTGTACACATGATTGGTCCTCGTGCTGCAGATATGATTGCTGAAGCTGTTGTTGCCATGGAATTCCGAGCATCTGCAGAAGATATTGCAAGAATTTGTCACGCCCACCCAACTTATACTGAAGCTTTAAAGGAAGCTGCAATGGCAGCAACTGAAAATAGAGCGATACATATTTAA
- a CDS encoding choice-of-anchor I family protein, translated as MTLKTKLFTALAFFAIAITSCKKNDPLIPINVDTEEIVPEKIDSFSETAMIDLGGATASEISAYDPSTKKLFVVSNDGGTKVEVVDLSAYPTVTKSKTLTFASNAGINSVAVSNGLLAIALNGVTPQSNGDIVVLKTSDLSEVKKISVGAMPDMVTFSPDGNYIISANEGEPNDAYTIDPIGSISIIDVKNSYTVKTLDFAGFESSKATLVAAGLRIYGLNASFAQDIEPEYVAVAGDSKKAFVTLQENNAVAEVDLVAGKITKILPLGTRDISLADNAFDVSDKDSKKQLGTWPIKAFYLPDAISYFSVNDNNYLALANEGDTRGWAGFNEEVRVKDLMLDPTKFPTAATLKQDANLGRLTVTRSYGDIDGDGDYDELYATGGRSLSIINATSGILITNIGKDLEQRVIDAGKYDDDRSDNKGVEVEGVTVAKVNGRTLAFIGMERVDMIATYDISIPSKPVFVQLFATGDAPEGLMFVKPKDSPNGKSMLIVSNEDDGTVRFFQPNKL; from the coding sequence ATGACCCTAAAAACGAAACTATTTACTGCACTTGCATTTTTTGCAATAGCAATCACATCTTGTAAAAAGAACGACCCATTAATTCCAATTAATGTAGATACAGAAGAAATAGTCCCTGAAAAAATTGACAGTTTTTCTGAAACGGCAATGATTGATTTAGGTGGTGCAACTGCTTCAGAAATTTCAGCTTACGACCCATCAACCAAAAAATTATTTGTAGTAAGTAATGATGGTGGCACTAAAGTAGAAGTGGTAGATTTAAGCGCTTATCCAACTGTTACTAAATCAAAAACATTAACCTTTGCAAGCAATGCAGGTATTAATAGCGTAGCAGTAAGCAATGGTTTATTGGCAATTGCGTTAAATGGCGTTACTCCTCAATCTAATGGAGATATTGTTGTTTTAAAAACATCAGACTTGTCTGAAGTTAAAAAAATTAGTGTGGGTGCTATGCCAGATATGGTAACTTTTAGTCCAGATGGTAACTACATCATTTCTGCAAATGAAGGCGAACCTAACGATGCATATACAATTGACCCAATTGGTTCTATCTCAATTATTGATGTAAAAAATAGCTATACCGTTAAGACCTTAGATTTCGCTGGTTTTGAAAGTTCAAAAGCTACCTTAGTTGCTGCTGGTTTAAGAATTTACGGACTCAATGCAAGCTTTGCTCAAGACATTGAACCAGAATATGTAGCTGTAGCAGGAGATTCAAAAAAAGCATTTGTAACTCTACAAGAAAATAATGCAGTAGCAGAAGTAGATTTAGTTGCTGGTAAAATCACTAAAATATTGCCATTAGGAACAAGAGACATCAGCCTTGCAGACAATGCTTTTGATGTGAGTGATAAAGACAGTAAAAAACAATTAGGTACTTGGCCAATTAAGGCATTTTATTTACCAGATGCTATTTCTTATTTTTCTGTTAACGATAACAACTATTTAGCTTTAGCTAATGAAGGAGATACACGTGGTTGGGCAGGATTTAATGAAGAAGTAAGAGTAAAAGATTTAATGCTTGACCCAACAAAATTCCCTACAGCAGCAACTTTAAAACAAGATGCTAACCTTGGCAGGTTAACCGTTACAAGGTCTTATGGAGATATTGATGGCGATGGAGATTATGATGAATTATATGCAACAGGTGGAAGGAGCTTGAGTATCATCAATGCCACATCAGGTATTTTAATTACCAATATTGGTAAAGATTTAGAGCAAAGAGTAATTGATGCTGGTAAATATGATGATGACCGCTCAGACAATAAAGGAGTAGAAGTAGAAGGTGTTACCGTAGCTAAAGTAAACGGAAGAACCTTAGCTTTTATTGGAATGGAAAGAGTAGATATGATTGCTACTTATGATATCAGCATTCCTTCCAAACCAGTATTCGTACAATTATTTGCCACTGGCGATGCCCCTGAAGGTTTAATGTTTGTAAAACCAAAAGATAGTCCGAATGGGAAAAGTATGTTAATCGTGTCAAATGAAGATGACGGAACAGTTAGGTTTTTTCAACCAAATAAATTGTAA
- a CDS encoding MFS transporter, with protein MSEIIETPVLQDSFQDHPYSKKRVRLAVSLFYFGQGIVFASWASRIPDLKASMQLSDAALGSILLALPVGQLLTMPISGRLTTIFGSRRMLTIATPLYALALTFIGLATAGWQLALCLFLFGVTGNLCNIALNTQGVSGEKYYGKPIMTSFHGAWSVGGFSGALIGLLMINLELSPYIHFCIIALLAWMHITINYRYLLGGQKPTTTEKPKLFTKPQGVLVQLGIIGFCSMATEGAMFDWSGVYFKDIVKAPQALVILGYTSFMIMMATGRFLGDKVITKYGRKRLLQVSGVIISIGMFTSVIFPFLIPSVFGFMLVGIGVSGIVPMVYSIAGTNTKVSPGIAIAMVSGVSYFGFLMGPPLIGYISALSSLRYSYAVIGCFGILITAIVAKISAIK; from the coding sequence ATGTCCGAAATCATAGAAACTCCAGTTTTACAAGATTCTTTTCAAGACCATCCTTACAGCAAGAAAAGAGTAAGACTAGCGGTTTCTTTATTCTATTTCGGACAAGGAATTGTTTTTGCCTCTTGGGCAAGTCGTATTCCTGATTTAAAAGCATCAATGCAACTTTCAGATGCAGCATTAGGGAGCATTTTGTTAGCATTACCCGTTGGACAATTGTTAACCATGCCCATCTCTGGTAGGTTAACCACCATTTTTGGTAGCAGAAGAATGTTAACTATTGCAACACCTCTTTATGCCTTAGCACTAACTTTCATAGGCTTGGCAACTGCGGGTTGGCAATTGGCTTTATGTCTTTTTCTATTTGGCGTAACGGGAAATTTATGCAACATCGCTTTAAATACACAAGGCGTTTCTGGCGAAAAGTATTATGGTAAACCCATCATGACTTCCTTTCATGGCGCTTGGAGTGTTGGTGGTTTTTCAGGAGCTTTAATTGGCTTATTAATGATTAACCTTGAGCTTTCTCCCTACATTCACTTTTGCATTATTGCCTTATTGGCTTGGATGCATATTACCATTAATTATCGTTATTTGTTAGGCGGACAAAAACCAACAACCACAGAGAAACCAAAACTGTTTACAAAACCCCAAGGCGTATTGGTGCAATTAGGTATTATAGGTTTTTGTAGCATGGCCACAGAAGGAGCAATGTTCGATTGGAGTGGGGTTTATTTTAAGGATATAGTAAAAGCGCCACAAGCCTTAGTCATTTTAGGTTATACTTCCTTTATGATCATGATGGCTACCGGAAGGTTTTTAGGCGATAAAGTAATCACAAAATATGGCAGAAAAAGATTATTACAAGTAAGTGGTGTAATTATCTCTATTGGCATGTTTACTTCTGTTATTTTCCCATTTTTAATCCCATCGGTATTTGGGTTTATGCTGGTTGGTATTGGTGTTTCTGGTATTGTGCCTATGGTTTATAGCATTGCAGGTACAAATACCAAAGTTTCTCCAGGCATTGCAATTGCAATGGTTTCTGGTGTCAGTTATTTTGGTTTTTTAATGGGTCCGCCTCTAATTGGTTACATTTCTGCATTATCTAGTTTGCGTTATTCTTATGCGGTTATCGGCTGTTTTGGGATTTTAATTACAGCTATTGTGGCCAAAATTAGTGCGATTAAATAA